The DNA segment GGTGATCTCCCGGGCGCTGCTGCGGGATTAGGCATATCTGTTGATAGAGGAGCCCCCGAGGGCGAGAGACCTCGGGGGCTCCGGATTTCCGAGCGTCGGTGACGGGGGGGTCGAACGCGTGGGGAGGAGATGGCTGGTTGTGGCGGCATGCGTGGCACTGGCCGCCATGGTGGGCATCGGCTGGGTGTACACACACCCGCCGCTCAGCAGCAGAGGCCATTCCGAGCGATCGGATGACGAGGGCAACATCGTGGTGTACGGGATCGACCTGGACAACAGAGGGCGCTGGCCGCTCACGCTGACAGCGGTGACCGTCGGCGGGAAGGAGGTCCTGCCTCCGCACGCCGTGGCTGTGGCCAACTTCGCAGACGGTCAGATTGCCGGCAGCGCCGCCATTGATCTAGAAGCCAACGGCTACAAGCTCACGATCGGCCCGATCTACGGCTGGGAGATCCTGTCGCAGCGGCACGTGCGCGGCTTCCGCTACGCGATCAGGCTGGACCTGAGGGGGCTGGACGCCGAACCTGGGAGGATCGTCGTGCACTACCGGTACCTCGGGCTCCCGCTGAGGTATGACGTGACCCCGTAGTGGTCGATTTCAAGCTGGATGAGAGGCTCCAAGGTAGGAGCGTGCTCCCGGCCAGGGGCATGCCCCATTCCGGCGACCAGTCGCCCTGGGCCCGGCTGCCCCATTCGGGGGGAAGCCCCATGGTGGGGGTGAGGCGCCCCAGGGTAGACGGCGTGCCCCCCATGGCGGTCATGGGGTATCCCCCATTCCCCGCCGCATTGGTTCTGTTCTCCACGACTGTTGATGAGGCTGAGGACCACTCGCCCTGGGCCCGGTTGCCCCATGGCGGGGGATGTCCAATGTGGGGGGATGTCCATTGCGGGGGGATTCCCTATGGTGGGGTGAGATGCCCAACGGCGGGGTGAGGCGCTCCAGGGTAGACGTGCCCCCTTGCTGCCGACCGGGGGCATTCCCCATTCCCCGCCGTATTGGTTCCGTTCTGCACGACTGTTGATGAGTCCGACGACCGCTCGCCCTGGGCCCGGCTGCCCCATGGCGGGGGGAGCAGCCCCATGGTGGGGGGGAGGCGCTCCGGGGTAGACGGCGTGCCCCCTGGCTGCCGGCCGGGGGGCATTCCCCATTCCCCGCCGCATTGGTTCTGTTCTCCACGACTGTTGATGAGGCTGAGGACCACTCGCCCTGGGCCCGGCTGCCCCATGGCGGGGGATGTCCAATGTGGGGGGATTCCCTATGGTGGGGTGAGATGCCCCACGGCGGGGTGAGGCGCTCCAGGGTAGACGGCGTGCCCCCTGGCTGCCGACCGGGGGCATTCCCCATTCCCCGGCGCATTGGTTCTGTTCTGCACGGCTGTTGATGAGGCCGACGACCACTCGCCCTGGGCCCGGCTGCCCCATGGCGGGGGGAGCAGCCCCATGGTGGGGGTGAGGCGCCCCAGGGTAGACGGCGTGCCCCCCCTGGCGGTCATGGGGTACCCCCCATTCCCCGCCGCATTGGTTCCGTTCTGGACGACTGTTGACGTGGTGCGACGATGGCCCGCCACAGCCCCAGTGCGTGCGGCGATGCGGCTTCTCCGTCCGATGCCTACCGGCCCCACGCCGTTATCGGGCCCACTGGGACGAGGCGTGAGCTCCACGCTGGGGTCCAGGCGAGTTTCACTCCCGCTTGGTTCATACCCCAGATCCGGGCGCTGGCCGGGGCCCGTCAGTGCTGTGCGACCTGCTCCGCACACGACCCCACCGGCCAACGCCGCTGACGGCTCGGAAAATCACCCGCGCGGGTGAGAACCGAAGTCTGGACGGAGGAACTAGTGTTCGAGTATACTGGGCGTGGAGTCCAGTAAAGGACAGTTCTTACATCACATCGCCGGTGGGGGCGGCGGTGATGCCGACGGAGGCGGCGGGGGTGGCGGTGATGCCAACGGAGGCGGCGGGGGTGGCGGTGATGGCGGTGATGCCAACGGAGGCGGTGGCGTCGCCAGCGAACGCTGCGCACAGGATGGGGAGTGCACTTCATCCGTTCGCACCAGCGCAGTTGGGGCAGGTGCGGGACGGCGGCAGTGATCCCACGGCCAACGATCAGACGGAGCGGATCCTGTGTCCGTGGTGCGGCTGCGCCCGGGTCGTAAGGAATGGCAGCTTCCGGCTGCGGTCGGGCGAGCGCGTGCAGCGTTACCTGTGCAGGACCTGCGAGCGCACCTTCAGCCCGCTCAGCGGCAGACCGGCGTACCGGCTTCAGAAGATCAAAGAGTGGAACGCCTCGGTTCGCCTGCTGGCGGACGACATATCCCTCCGGCAGGTCGCCTCCCGCCTCAGCGTCAGCGTGTCCACGGCCTTCCGTTGGAGACACCGCGCCCTGGCCTATCTGAGCGGCCAGCGCCGCCGGCCGCTCGGCCCCAGAGTGGGCGTGCGCGTCGTTCACGTCAAGTACTCCGAGAAGGGCAGCCGCATCTGCAACGGCCCGGGCAGCTGGGGTTACTGGAACTTCGTGCGCCGTGGCCCCGAGCCCGCCGGGTACGTCCGCCCCAGGGCGGCTACCGGTGCCCGGCGGCGGTTCCGGCTGTTGGTTGACGGACGGCCACTCCGCGTGATGGTGGCGCAGAGTGAGCAGGGGATGGAGCTGTCGATCCTCGGGCAGGGCCGAATCGCCCCTGAGGTCCTCAGGGACGGTCTGTCGCAGTTGGTGGAGAAGGACTCGCATGTGTTCGCCTTCGGGTACGAGCTTAAGGAGGCCTGCGAATCCTTGGGCCTGGTCTGCCATAATGGCTTCGCCGCCGCGGGTGGCACTGCGGCTCACCGCTCGGAACCAGGCAAGGCTCTCCCAGCAGGCGTGCCCGAGCCTCGTCCCGTTCGGTGCCCTGCACCGCCGGATGGGTGGCTGCGCCGCTTCAAGGGCGTTGCGACGCGCTACCTAGCCCACTATCTGGCCTGGTTCCGGGACATTGCCCGCTTTGCTTCTATGCCTGATGTTGCAGCCGGCGCGCAAGGGCGTGCCCTGGCGTCGCTGTTGGCCTCTCGTGGCGATGGCCCGCTGAATGAAATGCCCGTGTAGTCCTCCGAGGGGGCTACACTGGGCTACATCCGGGACTCACGCCCTGACGGCCACGAGCAGCGCATGCGTGGCCCCTAGATCGAGAGCCTCGCGGCGGGGATGCGCTGCCCCGCACGGATGGCCTCGCACTGCGGGTGCGCTGCTCCACGCGGATAGCCTCGCGCCGCGGATGCGCTGCCCCACGCGGATGGCCTCGCACTGCGGATGTGCTGTCCCATACGGATAGCCTCGCACTTCGGATGCGCTGCCCCACGCGGATGGCCTCGCGCTGCGGATGCGCTGCCCCACGCGGACGGCCTCGCGCTGCGGAGGTATGGCCCCGCACCGGGGGCCTCGAGCCGCGTGGACGGCCACCCCACCGAGGGCCTGGCGCTGCGGAGGTACGACCCCCACACCGAAAGCCTCGAGTTGCGGATGCATGGCCCCGCACCGAGGGCCTCGGGATGCGGGTACGCAGCCCCGCGCGGATGGCCTCGCGCTGCGGATGCGCTGTCCCACGCGGACGGCCTCGCACTGCGGATGCATGGCTCCCTACCGAGGGCCCCGAACCGCGTGCACGGCCACCCAAAGGGCCTGGCGCTGTGGAGGTACGGGCCCCACACCGAAGGCCTCGAGTTGCGGATGCATGGCTCCCTACCGAGGGCCTCGAGCTTCAGTGTGCGAGCTCGTCCGGCTGGACGGCGGTGCAAGAGGGTACCTCGGCTAGTCGATCAACAGTTGCTGCGAACAGAGCCAATGCGTCCGGGGTTGCCCCCCACACCGAGAGCTTGGCGCTGTGGAGGTACGGGCCCCACACCGAAGGCCTCGAGTTGCGGATGCATGGCTCCCTACCGAGGGCCCCGAGCCACGTGCACGGCCATCCCACCGAGGGTCTGGCGCTGTGGAGGTACGGGCCCCACACCGAAGGCCTCGAGTTGCGGATGCATGGCTCCCTATCGAGGGCCTCGAGCTTCAGTGTGCGAGCTCGTCCGGCTGGACGGCGGTCCAAATAGGGCGACTCGGCTAGTCGATCAACAGTTGCTGCGAACAGAACCAATGCGTCCGGGGTTGCCCCCCACACCGAGAGCTTGGCGCTGTGGAGGTACGGGCCCCACATCGAAGGTCTCGAGTTTCCGATGCCCATGGCTCCCCACCGAGGTCCTCGAGCTGCAGTGTGCGAGCTCGTCCGGCTGGACGGCGGTACAAGAGGGTGCCTCGGCTAGTCAATCAACAGTTGCTGCGAACAGAACCAATGCGTCCGGGGTTGCCCCCCACACCGAGGGCCTGGCGTTGCGGAGGTACGGGCCCCACACCGGAGGCCTCCAGATTCGGATGCCTGGCTTCCGACCGGGCGCCTCAAGCTGCAGTGTGCGAGCTCGTCCGGGTAGACGGCGGTCCAAATAGGGCGACTCGGCTGGTCGATCAACAGTTGCTGCGAACAGAACCAATGCGTCCGGGGATGGCCCGGGTCCGAGGCAGGGTTCAAGCCCAAACATTTCAACCCAAGTCAAACACGCATCGGGGATCCAATGCATCGAAGGCCTTCCGCGGCCAGTGGCGACAGCGTCTCCGGGCGCGCGTCGGTGAGGGGAAGCCAGACGGTCCCCAGGGAATCGTGACCGTCGGGGCCGGATTTCACAGGGGCCGGGCCTGACACGGACACCCGGTACAGGAAGCCCAGGTGGTGGAGTTCGACCATGTGGGTGCCCGTGTCGGAGACGAAGGTGGAGACGCGGCTGAACGCGCCGACCAGATCTCTCACCTCGACGGCGATGCCGGTCTCCTCCAGGAACTCCCTCACCACGGTATCCGGCGGTGATTCGCCGAACTCGATTCCGCCGCCCGGCAGATCGCAAAGGCCCTTGTACGGGCCTTTCGCCTTCTTGATGAGAAGGATCTTCCCACTGTCGATGCAGATTCCATATGCCCCGATCCGTGTCTCCCGAACAGGCATGGTGGCCAGAACGGCAACCCTCCCTCATACATGCGCATTTCGGGCCGCCCCGTCACGGAGCGGCTCAGGGGTGTCTCATGAACTCTTGAACCGCTCGATCAGCGCCGGCGGGTTGATGATCGGCCCCAGGCGGTAGGTACGGCCCGCGTGTTCGAACTCGGTGTAGCTGCCGGTCTCCAGTGCCGCCTGGTAGAAGCGCTCCGGGGACAGGTCGGGGTCGACCTGGAGCCCCAGGGCATAGATGCCCACCAGGTAGGGCACGGCCCAACTCCAGCCTCCGTGCCGGTCGAAGGCGTAGTCGGTCTGGCCGGTGGGGCTGGCGGTGGTGCGGGAATCCATGGGCACCCAGATGCGGTAACGCAAAGCGGGACCGGTCGGCGTAGTACATCTCGGCCAACCAGTCGCCGGGGCGGTAGGAGTCAGGGCCGTTGGGGTCCGCCGGCGGCTCCCGGCCGAGCCCGTTGAACACGGCCTTGACCTCGTCATACCCCTCAACACCGGGGCTGTAGCCCCACGAGATGCCGATGACCCTGATGCGCTCCTTGAGGGGGCGCGTGGCGTTGTCGTCGAGGATCTCGTGCACTCCCCTCACTGCGGCAATCCGGGTCCGACGCCGTCGGGGAAGGACTG comes from the Symbiobacterium terraclitae genome and includes:
- a CDS encoding IS1 family transposase yields the protein MAVMAVMPTEAVASPANAAHRMGSALHPFAPAQLGQVRDGGSDPTANDQTERILCPWCGCARVVRNGSFRLRSGERVQRYLCRTCERTFSPLSGRPAYRLQKIKEWNASVRLLADDISLRQVASRLSVSVSTAFRWRHRALAYLSGQRRRPLGPRVGVRVVHVKYSEKGSRICNGPGSWGYWNFVRRGPEPAGYVRPRAATGARRRFRLLVDGRPLRVMVAQSEQGMELSILGQGRIAPEVLRDGLSQLVEKDSHVFAFGYELKEACESLGLVCHNGFAAAGGTAAHRSEPGKALPAGVPEPRPVRCPAPPDGWLRRFKGVATRYLAHYLAWFRDIARFASMPDVAAGAQGRALASLLASRGDGPLNEMPV
- a CDS encoding NUDIX hydrolase, whose translation is MPVRETRIGAYGICIDSGKILLIKKAKGPYKGLCDLPGGGIEFGESPPDTVVREFLEETGIAVEVRDLVGAFSRVSTFVSDTGTHMVELHHLGFLYRVSVSGPAPVKSGPDGHDSLGTVWLPLTDARPETLSPLAAEGLRCIGSPMRV